The DNA window CAGCAACAAGCCTCAGCCCGTGCGTCATGTTGCGTTCGACTCAACCCTGCGGGCCGGTGAACATATGGTTTCCGTTGACGCTCCGTTCGGCTGGGATTTCCTCTTGCAAAACGTCCCAATGCTCGGCGATCTTGCCACCGGTCACCCTAAAAATATCGACTCCTACAATTGGCTTCGGTCCCCACCCAATGTAGCGGCCGTGAACCATGACATAGTTGCCATCGGCGACCACGAGCCCAGGCCTGTATTCGAAATCGCGTGGAAGATCGCGTAGCAAAGACTTAATCGCCGCGGTTCCGTTTGGAATCTGCGGATTATGTTGCTTGTAATCATCACTAAATAAGCGATCGAGAACGGTCGGATCCCGATCGATAAAAACACCCGTAATGCCCGCGAGCACTAGGGCTTTATTGTCGTCGGCCGTATTTGATGTCGTCATGGCAGCTTGCTCCTAGCTGCGCAGCCAAGGCTTGCCAGCTAACGCAGCGCAATCCCCACCAATCTCTTTATAGGTACAGATCGGTACCTTTGTCAATGGTGCGCGAAACGTGATAGATTGCGGCGATGAGCAAGACAGCCCGGCGAGGCGCGCCGCGACGAGGCGAACCAAGCGCACGCGATCGTTTGGTCGAAACCGCCATCGAACTTTTTTACCAGGAAGGCATTCGTGCTATTGGCATCGATACGGTGATCGCGCGATCAGGCGTGTCAAAATCTTCGCTCTATCGGACCTTTGCGTCCAAGGACGAATTGATCGAAGCCTTCGCTGAGGAGCAAAATCGGCGATTCTGGCAGCGGTGGGATGAAATCACGAATCGATATGCAGGCGCACCGCGCAAACAGATCGAGGCGCTATTCGACGGTATCGCCGATCTGATCGCAAATCCGCAGTTTCGCGGCTGTCCTTTCATCAATCTAGCCACAGAGTTTCCGGATCGGCAGCATCCCGGCACAGCAATTGCCTGCTCTAACAAGAGGGAAATGGGCAAACGTCTGCGACTTCTCGCCCGTGCTCTCGGTGCACGTGATCCCGCCAAACTTGGCGACCAGCTCTCGCTCTTAATGGATGGCGCCTATAGCCACGCTGTGGTGCTTGGCGCGGCGGGCTTAAGACGTGAGCTCATCGAAATGGCGCGGCTGTTAATCGATTCCCAAGTGAACCAAGAAACTATCAATACGTCGACAGCTCTGTTGGAGACACAATCATCATCCCCTAGACGCAAGACCGCTCAACAATAACAGCTCTCGGGGAGCGGCAACATCCTAGATGTCCGGATGTGGCACTTTTCCGACATGCCGGGGCGGTCCGAGCATGTCCGTTCATAGGGGCAGACCGGAAGTGGCCGAACCATGGTCGAACGACGCGATTGACCCAGAGCAGAAGTCCATGCAGACGCTACCGCGAAAGATGTTGTCGCGGGCCACCGGACCGCTTGGCTCGTCGTTCAACGTCGCCGCGGACTTCACATCGAGCAGCGAACGTAGGACGCTTCCACTGGCACCGGCTCCTTGGAGCTGAGTGTGATCCTATTCTCTCCGGAGATTTTCACATCGAATGTTACGTCTGAAACCGTGACACCGTCCGAGCACGACGCAATCACTTGTACATTCGACCCGTCATCGTGCATCGATTTGACAGCGCATTTTTGGAATGTGCCAGTTATTTGCTTTCCCTGGATGATTAAACCGCCCGCGTGGAGATCAGCATCTTGCTTGAACGCAAGCTTGTTATTCTCTTTGGTAAACACCTGGCCGCACGGCGAGCCGTCGACCG is part of the Bradyrhizobium erythrophlei genome and encodes:
- a CDS encoding TetR/AcrR family transcriptional regulator, translated to MSKTARRGAPRRGEPSARDRLVETAIELFYQEGIRAIGIDTVIARSGVSKSSLYRTFASKDELIEAFAEEQNRRFWQRWDEITNRYAGAPRKQIEALFDGIADLIANPQFRGCPFINLATEFPDRQHPGTAIACSNKREMGKRLRLLARALGARDPAKLGDQLSLLMDGAYSHAVVLGAAGLRRELIEMARLLIDSQVNQETINTSTALLETQSSSPRRKTAQQ
- a CDS encoding nuclear transport factor 2 family protein, yielding MTTSNTADDNKALVLAGITGVFIDRDPTVLDRLFSDDYKQHNPQIPNGTAAIKSLLRDLPRDFEYRPGLVVADGNYVMVHGRYIGWGPKPIVGVDIFRVTGGKIAEHWDVLQEEIPAERSVNGNHMFTGPQG